CAATCGGGGCGGGTTGGTGCTGCCGGCAATGAAATGACCAAGACCATGACCCACGTTACGGAAATAACAGAAAACACCGAAGCCAACATCCAGATGATCGTTTCGGCGACAGAAGAGATGACCGCCACGATTCAGGAAATTTTTAAAAATACGGCTGACGGTAGTACGATTACCCAAAAAGCAGTTGAAGACGCCAAACAGGTGTCCGACAAAGTTAATATTTTGGGTAAAGCGACAAGGGACATCAGCAAAGTGACAGAGACCATTGATGATATTTCTGAGCAGACCAATCTTCTGGCCCTCAACGCGACAATCGAGGCCGCTAGGGCCGGTGAGGCTGGAAAAGGCTTTGCCGTGGTTGCTGGTGAAATTAAAACCTTGGCCCAGCAGACTTCCGATGCGACAAGGGAAATCAACCAAAGAATAGAAGGTGTTCAAAGTGTCACAACAGAGTCGATTCAGGCCATTGAAACCATTGTCGAGGTTATTAACGAGATCAATGATATTGTAAATACGGTGGCAACGGCTATTGAACAGCAGTCTTCGACAACCCAGGAAATTTCAAGTAATGTCGCCCAAGCCGCTTCAGGCGTCCAAGAGGTAAATGAAAGTGTTAATCAAACATCTGCGGTTATTGGGGACGTTGTTCAAGATATTTCCGGAATTGATCGAACGCTCCAGGATGTATATCAGGGTAGCAGACAGGTCAGTGAAAGTTCAACACATCTGGCAGAGCTCTCTAAACGCCTGAATAGTTTGATCAACCGGTTCAAAATATAGTTTTCAAATGCTTTGATAATTCTGGAGACATCCATGATATGCAATGATAAAAAATTAAGTAGTGCCCGACCGAAAACCGTAAATTTTGCCGATTATGGCGTTGGTCCCAAATTTTAATCCTCGAAATACGCCTTGTATTACTCCGGTTAAAATTTGCGCCCGCCTTGTACTCAACAAAATTTTCAGGTTTTCGTTCAGACACTAAGTAAGATATCATTTAGTTTTACCAACAGCCGTTCCACAAACAGTATCAACAAGGAGATAAAATGAGACGTTTATTCGTGTTATTGTTATTGTTTTTGTTTTGTTTTACTTTTATCTACAATACTGCCCGCTGTGCTGAGACCGGTCTGGTTTTTACTGTCGGCGTTGTGCCGCAATTTGAGGCGCGTAAATTACATGGGATCTGGAGACCTGTTCTTGATCAGTTGGAAGCAAAGACCGGGTATCATTTTAAACTAAAAGGATCCCAGACCATTCCGGATTTTGAAGTCGAATTTACCGAGGGTAAGTTCGATTTCGCCTATATGAATCCATATCATCTGGTTATCGCGAACCAGAAGGCCGGTTATATTCCGTTGGTTCGGGATTGTGGGCGCCGGCTTTTTGGTGTACTGGTCGTCGCAAAGAACAGCGGCATTAGTGACCCTGCTTCGCTCAATGGTAAAATTGTCGCCTTTCCTGCGCCAAATGCCCTGGGGGCATGTCTGCAAATACGTCAGGAGCTGCAAGACCAGTTCGGCATTACCGTTGCGCCCAAATTTGTCAAAACACATGATTCAGTTTATCTGAACGTCCTGCTTGGAGAGGCTGTGGCAGGGGGAGGGGTTCAAAAAACCCTGCAGCAACAAAAGCCCGAGTACCG
This window of the uncultured Desulfobacter sp. genome carries:
- a CDS encoding phosphate/phosphite/phosphonate ABC transporter substrate-binding protein: MRRLFVLLLLFLFCFTFIYNTARCAETGLVFTVGVVPQFEARKLHGIWRPVLDQLEAKTGYHFKLKGSQTIPDFEVEFTEGKFDFAYMNPYHLVIANQKAGYIPLVRDCGRRLFGVLVVAKNSGISDPASLNGKIVAFPAPNALGACLQIRQELQDQFGITVAPKFVKTHDSVYLNVLLGEAVAGGGVQKTLQQQKPEYRDNLKIIHTTRKVAPHPFAALPSVPPEVRHRVQEAFFSLGREESGRMLLGKIPIKEIGPASLEDYKPLLQMGLERYYQQH